The proteins below come from a single Streptococcus porcinus genomic window:
- the argF gene encoding ornithine carbamoyltransferase yields the protein MKNLRNRNFLTLLDFTTQEVEFLLNLSEDLKRAKYAGIEQQKLVGKNIALIFEKDSTRTRCAFEVAAYDQGARVTYLGPTGSQMGKKETAKDTARVLGGMYDGIEYRGFSQKTVETLAEFAGVPVWNGLTDADHPTQVLADFLTAKECLQKPYKEIRFTYVGDGRNNVANALMIGASIVGMTYHLVCPKDLNPDPELLKKCQEIAKSTGAVIEITDDIEKGVLNSDVLYTDVWVSMGEADEVWKERIALLEPYRVTQKMIEMTKNPNVIFEHCLPSFHNIDTKVGKEIYDKYGLKEMEVSDEVFEGPHSVVFQEAENRMHTIKAVMVATLGD from the coding sequence ATGAAAAATTTACGAAACCGTAATTTTCTAACCTTATTGGATTTCACAACACAGGAAGTTGAATTTCTCTTAAATCTCTCTGAAGATTTGAAGCGTGCTAAGTATGCGGGCATTGAACAACAAAAATTAGTTGGAAAAAACATTGCCCTCATTTTTGAGAAAGATTCAACCCGTACCCGTTGTGCATTTGAGGTTGCTGCTTACGATCAAGGGGCTCGCGTTACTTACCTGGGGCCAACAGGAAGTCAAATGGGTAAAAAAGAAACCGCAAAAGATACTGCACGTGTTCTTGGTGGGATGTATGATGGTATTGAATATCGTGGCTTTTCTCAAAAAACTGTTGAAACTCTTGCAGAATTTGCAGGGGTTCCAGTATGGAATGGTTTAACAGATGCTGACCACCCAACGCAAGTATTAGCTGATTTTTTGACTGCAAAAGAGTGTCTTCAAAAACCTTACAAAGAGATTCGCTTTACCTATGTCGGAGATGGTAGGAATAATGTTGCTAACGCTTTGATGATTGGGGCTTCAATTGTCGGTATGACCTATCATTTAGTTTGTCCCAAAGATTTAAATCCCGATCCAGAGCTTTTGAAGAAGTGTCAAGAGATAGCTAAGAGTACAGGTGCTGTCATTGAAATTACAGATGATATTGAAAAAGGAGTCCTTAACTCAGATGTTCTTTATACAGATGTTTGGGTGTCAATGGGTGAAGCAGATGAAGTTTGGAAAGAGAGGATTGCACTCTTAGAGCCTTACCGAGTAACTCAGAAAATGATTGAAATGACAAAGAATCCTAATGTAATTTTTGAGCATTGCTTGCCTTCCTTCCATAACATAGACACAAAAGTAGGTAAAGAAATCTATGATAAATATGGTCTAAAAGAAATGGAAGTTTCTGATGAAGTTTTTGAAGGACCTCATTCTGTAGTCTTCCAAGAAGCTGAAAACCGTATGCATACCATT
- a CDS encoding ATP-binding protein yields the protein MLDILTENHLERRQRIVIAAITIALAAQIHISTITDGFILTLSLFILPVFLYFNDDVNPFHICLGIAAVSPIFRGLILALVGKSASLKILEFVFTDVVFYLCYGFCFYFLYWSRSYRNKGTFFLAIIICDYLSNILEISLLLNFKNYTVSIFQILFLTALVRALISCALAYTYSYLTLLLLKDYHEQRYYYFIWSTSAVKSEVYFMQKNILEIENIMKNAYLLDKELAKHHLPQEYQHLSLDIARDVHEIKKDYQNVIKGLGTYFSVENESSMTVKDIFRIALSYIRSLIQAHQQDIIITEHIQSKTTITNYYFLLTIVSNIVLNAVEAIGDQKNGTIIVSTQENDQNLSITITDNGPGISDKMKKFIFQSGFSTKFNANGDIYRGIGLSNVKVIVEEQFKGSITCSDNQPKGAIFTINLSKKQLVTGVSE from the coding sequence ATGCTTGATATTTTAACCGAAAATCATCTTGAAAGACGACAACGGATTGTTATTGCCGCTATTACTATTGCTTTAGCTGCACAGATACATATTTCAACAATTACTGATGGTTTTATCCTAACTTTGTCTCTCTTCATCTTGCCAGTTTTTTTATACTTTAATGATGATGTGAACCCTTTCCATATTTGTTTAGGAATTGCAGCAGTTTCTCCAATCTTTAGAGGGCTTATTTTGGCCCTTGTAGGAAAATCAGCATCTCTGAAAATCTTAGAATTTGTTTTTACTGATGTTGTATTCTACTTGTGTTACGGATTCTGTTTTTATTTTCTATATTGGAGCCGTTCCTATCGAAATAAAGGAACGTTTTTTCTAGCCATCATTATCTGTGACTATCTTTCGAATATCTTAGAAATTAGTTTATTACTCAATTTTAAGAATTATACCGTCAGTATTTTCCAGATCCTTTTTCTAACCGCCTTGGTAAGAGCTTTAATAAGCTGCGCACTGGCCTACACTTATAGTTATCTGACCCTCTTACTTCTTAAGGATTACCACGAACAGCGTTACTATTATTTTATTTGGTCAACTTCTGCTGTTAAAAGTGAAGTTTACTTTATGCAGAAAAACATTCTTGAGATTGAAAACATCATGAAAAATGCTTATCTTCTTGACAAAGAGTTAGCTAAACATCACTTACCTCAAGAATACCAACATTTATCTTTAGACATCGCAAGAGATGTGCACGAAATTAAAAAGGATTACCAAAATGTTATCAAAGGACTTGGTACTTACTTTAGTGTAGAAAACGAATCAAGTATGACCGTAAAAGATATTTTTAGAATTGCTCTGTCATATATCCGTAGCCTAATTCAAGCACATCAGCAAGACATCATTATTACCGAGCATATTCAAAGCAAGACGACCATTACCAACTATTATTTTCTCCTTACAATCGTGTCCAATATTGTGTTGAATGCTGTGGAAGCTATTGGGGACCAAAAAAATGGTACTATTATTGTTTCAACACAAGAAAACGACCAAAACCTTAGCATCACCATCACTGATAACGGCCCTGGCATTTCTGATAAGATGAAAAAGTTTATTTTTCAATCTGGTTTTTCAACAAAATTTAATGCAAATGGGGATATTTACCGTGGAATAGGGTTATCAAATGTTAAAGTTATTGTTGAAGAACAATTTAAAGGAAGTATAACCTGTTCTGACAACCAACCTAAAGGTGCTATTTTTACTATTAATTTAAGCAAGAAGCAATTAGTAACTGGAGTGAGTGAATGA
- a CDS encoding DNA-binding domain-containing protein, whose translation MKFYIIDDDPSVTMVLQEIIEDDFNHIVCKTTNDSTEAYHDLLVSDIDIVLVDLLMPKLDGVTLVEKIHHSRPKLKFIMISQVKDEGLRQDAYQAGIEFFINKPINIVEVRSVVNKVKESIQMEAKLKLIQELLGPTLAQQTQDSIQEKQLEKIRSILSYLGITAEAGYTDIMTICKLMLDHNIPFEKVNFEHYLSLDAHCQKIMLQRVRRAVKKAMINIAHLCLDDFENDITLQYANALFGYQNIHLEIQVIQEESFQGGKIVLRKFFDELIVQSHNALFM comes from the coding sequence ATGAAATTCTATATTATAGATGACGATCCCTCTGTGACAATGGTGCTTCAAGAAATCATTGAGGATGATTTTAACCACATCGTTTGTAAGACAACAAATGATTCAACTGAAGCCTATCATGATTTATTAGTCTCCGATATTGATATCGTCTTAGTTGACTTATTAATGCCAAAGTTAGATGGTGTGACACTGGTTGAAAAAATCCACCACAGTCGCCCAAAACTCAAATTTATTATGATTTCTCAGGTCAAAGATGAAGGTCTTCGACAAGATGCTTATCAAGCAGGAATTGAGTTTTTCATCAATAAACCCATTAACATTGTTGAAGTACGATCGGTTGTCAATAAGGTCAAAGAAAGTATTCAAATGGAGGCAAAATTAAAGCTAATTCAAGAACTTTTAGGCCCTACCTTAGCACAACAGACTCAAGATAGCATACAAGAAAAGCAATTAGAGAAAATCCGTTCCATCTTATCCTACTTAGGCATTACCGCTGAAGCTGGTTATACCGATATAATGACGATTTGTAAGCTGATGTTAGATCATAATATTCCCTTTGAAAAGGTTAATTTTGAGCATTATTTATCACTAGACGCTCATTGTCAAAAAATTATGCTGCAAAGAGTGCGTCGAGCGGTCAAAAAAGCTATGATTAATATTGCCCACCTTTGCCTAGATGATTTTGAAAATGATATTACTCTTCAATACGCTAATGCATTATTTGGCTATCAAAATATTCATCTTGAAATTCAAGTTATCCAAGAAGAGAGCTTTCAAGGTGGAAAAATTGTTTTGCGAAAATTTTTTGATGAACTAATCGTTCAAAGTCATAACGCACTTTTCATGTAG
- the rsmA gene encoding 16S rRNA (adenine(1518)-N(6)/adenine(1519)-N(6))-dimethyltransferase RsmA produces the protein MRIADYSVTRAILERHGFTFKKSFGQNFLTDTNILQKIVDTARIDKNVNVIEIGPGIGALTEFLAENAAEVMAFEIDDRLVPILADTLRDFDNVRVINQDILKADLQTQIQGFKNPQLPIKVVANLPYYITTPILMHLIGSKIPFQEFVVMMQREVADRISAEPNTKAYGSLSIAVQYYMAAKVAFIVPRTVFVPAPNVDSAILKMERRVEPLIKVQDEDFFFRVVKVGFVHRRKTLWNNLTSHFGKSEETKKKLENALELAGIKANVRGEALTIAEFGKLADALKSVGI, from the coding sequence ATGAGAATTGCAGATTACAGTGTTACGAGAGCTATCCTTGAGCGTCATGGTTTCACTTTTAAGAAATCTTTCGGACAAAACTTTTTGACGGATACCAATATCTTACAAAAGATTGTTGATACGGCAAGAATTGATAAAAATGTCAATGTTATTGAAATTGGACCAGGTATTGGTGCTCTGACAGAATTTTTAGCAGAGAATGCAGCTGAAGTTATGGCTTTCGAAATTGATGATCGTCTCGTCCCGATCTTAGCTGACACCCTCAGAGATTTTGACAATGTCCGAGTTATCAACCAGGATATCTTAAAAGCTGATTTGCAAACACAGATTCAAGGTTTTAAAAATCCACAATTACCTATAAAGGTGGTGGCTAATTTACCATATTACATTACAACACCAATATTAATGCATTTGATTGGAAGTAAAATTCCTTTCCAAGAGTTTGTGGTTATGATGCAAAGAGAAGTCGCTGATCGTATTTCAGCAGAGCCTAATACTAAAGCCTATGGAAGTTTGTCAATTGCCGTTCAATATTATATGGCGGCTAAAGTAGCCTTCATTGTGCCGAGAACAGTATTTGTACCGGCTCCAAATGTTGACTCTGCCATATTGAAAATGGAACGTCGTGTAGAACCTTTAATTAAAGTTCAAGATGAAGATTTCTTCTTCCGAGTAGTTAAAGTGGGTTTTGTCCATCGCCGTAAGACCTTATGGAATAACTTGACCAGTCATTTTGGTAAGTCTGAAGAGACTAAAAAGAAGTTAGAGAACGCCTTAGAATTAGCAGGTATTAAAGCCAATGTTCGCGGTGAAGCTCTAACTATTGCAGAATTTGGAAAATTAGCTGATGCGTTGAAGTCAGTTGGTATTTAG
- the rnmV gene encoding ribonuclease M5, with protein sequence MRKGSLELTDKIKIQEVIVVEGKDDTANLRRFYDVDTYETQGSAINEKDLERIDRLNNLRGVIVFTDPDYNGERIRKIIMQAVPTVRHAFLKRNEAIPASKSKGRSLGIEHASFEDLQKALRKVTQAYDDDNQFDVTSGDLVRLGLTLGKESRQKREYLGDQLRIGYCNGKQLLKRLELFGISLADLEEAMACYKS encoded by the coding sequence ATGCGAAAAGGATCTTTAGAATTGACAGATAAAATTAAAATTCAAGAGGTTATTGTGGTTGAAGGCAAGGATGATACAGCCAATTTGAGACGCTTTTATGATGTGGATACTTATGAGACGCAAGGTTCTGCTATTAATGAGAAAGACTTGGAGAGGATTGACCGTTTAAATAACTTGCGTGGAGTGATTGTTTTTACAGACCCAGATTATAATGGGGAACGCATCCGTAAGATTATTATGCAAGCTGTGCCAACAGTTCGACATGCTTTCTTAAAACGTAACGAAGCTATACCAGCATCTAAATCTAAGGGACGGTCATTAGGAATTGAACATGCTTCTTTTGAGGATCTGCAAAAAGCACTAAGGAAAGTAACTCAGGCCTATGACGATGACAATCAGTTTGATGTTACAAGTGGGGACTTGGTACGTTTAGGCCTCACATTGGGTAAAGAAAGTCGGCAAAAACGTGAATATTTGGGGGACCAACTCCGAATAGGCTACTGTAATGGTAAACAACTTTTGAAGAGACTAGAGCTTTTTGGCATCAGCTTAGCAGACCTCGAAGAAGCTATGGCGTGCTATAAAAGCTAA
- a CDS encoding TatD family hydrolase: MLEIFDTHTHLNSDNFSGREDEELALAKEQGVIYHNVVGFDKETIGGALTLAQKYPEVYATIGWHPTEAGSYTQDIEEMIVSHLRDPKVIALGEIGLDYHWMEDPKEIQIKVFKRQVQLSKEYDLPFVVHTRDALEDTYQVLKEVGVGFRGGIMHSYSGSLEMANKFIELGMMISFSGVVTFKKALEIQEAAQQLPLEKILVETDAPYLAPVPKRGRENRTAYTRFVVDKIAELRGLSVEEVAAATTENAKRIFRIDR, from the coding sequence ATGCTTGAGATTTTTGATACTCATACTCATTTGAACAGTGATAACTTTTCAGGTAGGGAAGATGAAGAACTAGCTTTGGCTAAAGAACAGGGTGTAATTTACCATAATGTGGTTGGTTTTGATAAAGAAACCATCGGAGGTGCTCTGACACTGGCTCAGAAATATCCAGAAGTTTATGCTACCATTGGTTGGCATCCGACTGAAGCTGGTTCCTACACTCAGGATATAGAAGAGATGATTGTTTCGCATTTAAGAGATCCTAAAGTCATAGCCTTAGGTGAGATTGGTTTAGATTATCACTGGATGGAAGATCCTAAAGAGATTCAAATCAAAGTTTTTAAACGACAAGTTCAGTTGTCAAAAGAATATGATTTACCTTTTGTGGTGCATACAAGAGATGCTTTAGAAGACACTTACCAAGTTCTCAAGGAAGTAGGTGTCGGTTTTCGCGGAGGTATCATGCATTCTTATTCTGGGTCATTAGAAATGGCAAACAAATTCATAGAGCTTGGCATGATGATTTCCTTCTCAGGAGTGGTAACCTTCAAAAAAGCACTAGAAATTCAAGAAGCAGCACAGCAATTACCTTTAGAGAAAATCTTGGTGGAGACTGATGCACCATACTTGGCGCCTGTTCCGAAGCGTGGTCGGGAAAATCGCACAGCTTATACTCGGTTTGTGGTCGATAAAATAGCGGAATTGCGAGGACTTTCAGTGGAGGAAGTGGCTGCTGCTACGACAGAAAATGCGAAAAGGATCTTTAGAATTGACAGATAA
- a CDS encoding MurR/RpiR family transcriptional regulator, translating to MRKDHRLITQIEDALDQMTDLEKKIGSFFIETELDDQNLKATNIIKQLHISQSTLTRFAKKCGFAGYRAFSFEYSKSLQESKVNFQPFHLELTKRVLFDYDALINKTYDLVDEAKLQDLATCFDKAERIYFYGKGSSALVAQEMKLRFMRLGLICDAYSDTDGFTWANSVVNQNCLVFGFSLSGKTQSVVKALDKASQKGAKAILLTTNSNQTFPKAIDIIPVASNHKLNYGNRISPQFPLLIMMDIIYAYVSAINKTQKEEIFKNTIIK from the coding sequence ATGCGCAAAGACCACCGTTTGATCACTCAAATTGAAGATGCTTTAGACCAAATGACAGACCTAGAAAAAAAGATTGGCTCCTTTTTTATTGAAACAGAGTTAGATGACCAAAATCTAAAGGCAACTAATATTATAAAGCAATTACATATCTCCCAATCAACTTTGACTCGTTTTGCTAAAAAGTGTGGCTTTGCTGGTTATCGGGCTTTTTCCTTTGAATACAGCAAAAGCTTACAAGAATCCAAAGTCAATTTCCAACCTTTTCATTTGGAATTAACTAAGAGGGTTCTATTTGATTACGATGCCTTGATCAATAAAACTTACGACTTAGTGGATGAAGCTAAACTCCAAGATCTAGCTACTTGTTTTGACAAGGCAGAGCGCATCTACTTCTACGGAAAAGGAAGCTCTGCTCTTGTCGCTCAAGAAATGAAACTGCGTTTTATGCGACTTGGCTTAATTTGTGATGCTTATTCTGACACAGATGGTTTTACTTGGGCTAATAGTGTTGTCAATCAAAACTGCCTTGTCTTCGGCTTTTCTTTGTCGGGTAAAACACAGTCTGTTGTTAAGGCCCTAGACAAAGCCAGCCAAAAGGGAGCCAAAGCTATTCTCCTCACAACCAACAGTAATCAAACATTCCCAAAAGCTATTGACATTATTCCCGTTGCTTCTAATCATAAACTGAATTATGGTAATCGTATTTCGCCTCAATTTCCTCTCCTCATTATGATGGATATCATATACGCTTATGTATCAGCTATTAATAAAACTCAGAAAGAGGAAATTTTCAAAAACACCATTATAAAGTAA
- a CDS encoding ROK family protein, whose amino-acid sequence MTFYLAIDIGGTAIKYGLVTDQGQLLRKEEIPTQASKGGPTILAKVLSLVEDYHNQVPLTGVAISTAGMVNPEKGEIFYSGPQIPNYVGISFKKSIEEQFNIPCEVENDVNCAGLAEAISGSAKNAKVAICLTIGTGIGGCFLLNSQVFHGSSFSACEVGYMRLDNNQFQALASTTALINDVAKRHGDQPDDWNGRRIFEEAKAGNRHCIAAIDQLVDYLCQGIANICYVVNPECIVLGGGIMGQKTYLSPKISQALEKYLVSSISQKTKIVFASHGNNAGMMGAYYHFKQKQRV is encoded by the coding sequence ATGACATTTTATTTAGCCATTGATATAGGTGGAACAGCAATAAAATATGGTTTAGTAACTGATCAGGGACAGCTTCTAAGAAAAGAAGAAATTCCAACGCAAGCTTCAAAAGGTGGACCAACAATCTTAGCTAAGGTCTTATCCCTAGTAGAAGACTATCACAATCAAGTCCCCCTAACAGGTGTAGCAATTTCTACCGCGGGAATGGTGAATCCTGAAAAAGGAGAAATTTTTTATTCAGGTCCACAAATTCCTAATTATGTAGGAATATCATTTAAAAAGTCAATCGAAGAGCAATTCAATATCCCATGTGAAGTAGAAAATGATGTCAATTGTGCGGGGCTAGCAGAAGCTATTTCTGGTAGTGCAAAAAATGCAAAAGTTGCCATCTGTTTAACAATCGGAACAGGTATCGGAGGATGCTTTTTGCTGAATTCACAAGTCTTTCATGGGAGCAGTTTTTCAGCTTGTGAGGTTGGTTATATGCGTCTTGATAATAATCAGTTTCAAGCTTTAGCATCAACGACAGCACTAATAAATGATGTTGCAAAAAGACATGGTGACCAGCCTGATGATTGGAATGGACGAAGAATTTTTGAAGAGGCAAAAGCTGGGAATCGGCACTGTATAGCAGCAATTGATCAATTGGTAGACTACTTGTGTCAAGGGATAGCTAATATATGCTATGTTGTGAATCCAGAATGTATTGTTTTAGGCGGTGGTATAATGGGACAAAAAACTTACTTATCCCCTAAAATCAGCCAAGCTCTAGAAAAGTATTTAGTTTCTAGTATCTCCCAAAAAACGAAAATTGTTTTTGCCAGTCACGGAAATAATGCAGGAATGATGGGGGCTTATTACCATTTTAAACAAAAGCAGAGAGTCTAA
- a CDS encoding dihydrodipicolinate synthase family protein, with protein sequence MPSGKLVKYQGVIPAFYACYDKEGQIDPRAVQALTTYFVKKGVKGLYVNGSSGECIYQSVEDRKCVLENVMAVAKGKLTIINHVACNNTKDSIELAEHAEGLGVDAIAAIPPIYFKLPDYAVADYWNRISKAAPATDFIIYNIPQLAGTALSPSLYQKMLENKQVIGVKNSSMPVQDIQIFSALGGDNHIVFNGPDEQFLGGRLMGAAAGIGGTYGVMPELFLELNHLIAEKELEKAYELQGQINDIIALLVSGHGHMYAIIKEVLRINEGLDIGSVRSPLTELEESDYKICQEAAALIRLAKERFCESR encoded by the coding sequence ATGCCATCAGGAAAATTAGTCAAATACCAAGGAGTAATTCCGGCGTTTTATGCTTGCTATGATAAGGAAGGTCAAATTGATCCTAGAGCCGTTCAAGCACTAACAACTTATTTTGTTAAAAAAGGTGTTAAGGGCTTATATGTTAATGGTTCTTCAGGAGAATGTATCTATCAAAGTGTAGAGGACCGAAAATGTGTTCTAGAGAATGTCATGGCAGTTGCAAAAGGAAAATTAACAATAATCAACCATGTAGCTTGTAATAACACTAAGGATAGCATTGAATTAGCAGAACATGCTGAGGGCTTGGGAGTTGATGCTATAGCAGCTATTCCGCCAATCTATTTCAAATTGCCTGATTATGCTGTTGCTGACTATTGGAACCGAATTTCAAAAGCAGCTCCAGCTACTGATTTTATCATCTATAATATTCCACAACTTGCTGGGACGGCTCTGAGCCCTAGTCTTTATCAAAAAATGTTAGAAAATAAGCAAGTTATTGGTGTCAAAAACTCATCAATGCCAGTTCAAGATATCCAGATATTTTCAGCTCTTGGAGGTGATAATCACATTGTATTTAATGGTCCTGACGAACAGTTTTTAGGAGGACGATTAATGGGAGCTGCTGCTGGTATTGGGGGGACATACGGAGTTATGCCAGAATTGTTCTTAGAACTGAATCATCTGATAGCAGAAAAAGAGTTAGAAAAAGCATATGAGTTACAAGGACAGATCAATGACATCATAGCGTTACTTGTATCGGGTCATGGGCACATGTATGCTATCATAAAAGAAGTTTTGCGTATTAATGAAGGGCTTGATATAGGCTCTGTTCGCTCACCTCTGACAGAATTAGAAGAAAGCGATTATAAAATATGTCAAGAAGCTGCTGCCCTTATTAGATTAGCTAAAGAACGATTTTGTGAAAGTCGGTGA
- a CDS encoding ABC transporter substrate-binding protein, whose protein sequence is MKKSILRLVTVALVPLLGLTACSTKEADKKKKDQNEIEVWLTPQWKGTYKGDEKGADYDSFFKTAAKMYEKEHPGKKISIQVIPGEERDSKLSVATQTKTLPDIFFESTFAISDLAHQGLLAPLDATIDHKNKADISKSVWDNVTINHKTYFYPFAQNPGMLAYNAEMFEKAGLQKYIADKDKIANWSLDDFQTILKKLKESDIHATPLGFYAKNNQGDTWTMMYLRMYGSSFFDKSGKLNVNDKKGIEALDYIKELNAKKMITSGAESLTSNDVNAMFQNKKIAISFTNAVLYKGMLDSMSAGTVNKFDARLANIPSIDGPKSFTYVLGSAVFNTNGDKRQKLARDFVKYYSENKELVKASMNFMPVRKSLVEQEKANHPMLETYINNDQYVINFSNNTSGYVEVRNALFPEIQAVLTGEKTSKEALDTFVEKGNKAISQGIKRSKILNDK, encoded by the coding sequence ATGAAAAAGAGTATTTTACGCTTAGTAACCGTTGCACTAGTCCCTCTGCTTGGGTTGACAGCTTGTTCTACAAAAGAAGCTGATAAAAAGAAAAAAGACCAAAATGAAATAGAAGTTTGGTTAACCCCACAATGGAAAGGAACTTATAAAGGGGATGAAAAAGGAGCGGATTATGATAGTTTCTTTAAAACAGCCGCTAAAATGTATGAAAAAGAGCATCCCGGTAAAAAAATTTCTATTCAAGTTATTCCTGGTGAAGAGCGTGATAGTAAATTAAGTGTGGCGACACAAACGAAAACTTTGCCTGATATATTTTTCGAATCAACTTTCGCTATCTCTGACTTAGCTCATCAAGGATTACTAGCACCGCTTGATGCCACTATTGATCATAAAAATAAAGCTGATATTTCTAAATCGGTCTGGGATAATGTGACAATTAACCATAAAACCTACTTTTATCCATTTGCTCAAAATCCAGGAATGCTAGCTTACAACGCTGAAATGTTTGAAAAAGCGGGTCTTCAAAAATATATTGCCGATAAAGATAAGATCGCTAATTGGTCTCTTGATGATTTTCAAACGATTTTGAAAAAATTGAAAGAAAGTGATATTCATGCCACACCGTTAGGCTTCTATGCTAAAAATAATCAAGGTGATACTTGGACCATGATGTATTTAAGAATGTATGGAAGTAGCTTCTTTGATAAGTCAGGGAAACTCAACGTGAATGATAAAAAGGGTATCGAAGCTCTAGATTATATCAAGGAATTAAATGCTAAAAAAATGATTACCTCTGGTGCAGAATCATTAACAAGTAATGATGTCAATGCTATGTTCCAAAATAAGAAGATAGCAATTAGTTTTACCAACGCGGTATTGTATAAAGGGATGCTTGACAGTATGTCAGCAGGAACAGTCAATAAATTTGATGCACGCTTAGCCAATATTCCAAGTATAGATGGACCTAAGTCATTCACATACGTTTTAGGATCAGCAGTCTTTAATACAAATGGTGATAAACGACAAAAACTAGCAAGAGATTTTGTTAAATATTATTCTGAAAATAAAGAGTTAGTTAAAGCAAGTATGAACTTTATGCCTGTACGGAAATCACTGGTTGAGCAAGAAAAAGCAAACCATCCAATGCTAGAAACTTATATTAATAATGATCAGTATGTTATTAACTTTTCTAATAATACGTCAGGATATGTAGAAGTTAGAAATGCCTTGTTCCCAGAAATTCAGGCTGTATTAACTGGTGAAAAAACTTCAAAAGAAGCTCTTGATACGTTTGTAGAGAAAGGCAATAAGGCTATTTCTCAAGGAATAAAGCGCTCAAAAATCCTAAACGATAAATAA
- a CDS encoding carbohydrate ABC transporter permease codes for MKKLKRMEGFDLITNIIVFILAILFLLPLFWLLTNTFKTSSGIYQMPPDILPKQWYLGNLAELFKGQPTLRWIFNSFVVSFMTALLSVYISALAAYGFSKLHFKGKTVFFIVVIASIMIPKETFIVPLFDIIEKLHWVDTYQSMVVPNLATGFGTFMLYSYFKVIPESIRESAKLDGASEWTIFTKLMLPIVKPGIGALFILNFVTAWNDYLWQLLMARSKEMKTLTIGVASLQQDINPNIGLKVAGAAIAALPMLVIFFLFQRFFIKGATDGALKE; via the coding sequence GTGAAAAAATTAAAGCGCATGGAGGGATTTGATTTAATTACTAATATCATCGTCTTTATATTGGCTATTTTGTTTTTACTGCCTCTGTTTTGGTTACTAACTAATACTTTTAAAACCTCCTCAGGAATCTATCAGATGCCACCTGATATTTTGCCCAAACAGTGGTACTTAGGAAATTTAGCTGAACTCTTTAAAGGTCAGCCAACGTTAAGGTGGATTTTCAATAGTTTTGTTGTTTCGTTTATGACAGCTCTATTAAGTGTCTACATTTCAGCTCTTGCAGCCTACGGTTTTTCTAAACTTCACTTTAAAGGAAAAACAGTTTTCTTTATTGTTGTTATTGCTTCAATCATGATTCCAAAGGAAACTTTTATTGTCCCTCTATTTGATATTATTGAAAAATTACACTGGGTAGATACCTATCAGTCCATGGTTGTTCCGAATTTAGCAACAGGTTTTGGAACCTTTATGCTCTATTCCTATTTTAAAGTGATTCCAGAATCTATTCGCGAATCAGCAAAATTAGATGGTGCGAGTGAATGGACTATTTTTACCAAGTTGATGTTACCTATTGTTAAGCCAGGGATTGGTGCCCTCTTCATCTTGAACTTTGTCACTGCTTGGAATGACTATTTATGGCAACTATTAATGGCTCGAAGTAAGGAGATGAAAACTTTAACTATCGGTGTTGCAAGTCTTCAACAAGATATTAACCCTAATATCGGCTTAAAGGTAGCTGGGGCAGCAATTGCTGCGCTTCCAATGCTTGTAATTTTCTTTTTGTTTCAGCGATTTTTTATAAAGGGAGCTACTGATGGTGCCCTAAAAGAATAA